GCAAGTTAATCGTTTTTATATCGAATTATGGAGGAAAAATCATGAAAAAATATTTACGTTATCTCGCAGCTGGTTTATTAACTTGTACATTAGCCGCTTGTTCCAACCAAGGCAATGAAAGTAGTAAGGATAAAGTTGATGTGGGGATCATCCAATACATGGAACATGATTCCTTACAAAAAGCTAAGGAAGGTTTCCAAGATAGGCTCAAAGAAGCTGGTTATGAAGAAGGTAAGAATTTAGAGATTGAATTCCATAACTCCCAAGGTGACCAGTCAAACCTGCAAAGTATTACCCAACAATTAAAAGGGAAGAAGGATTTAATTTTAAGTATTGCTACGCCAGCTGCCCAAGCCATGTTGAATACAGACAAGAAGACCCCGCAATTATTTACAGCAGTTACTGATCCTGTCGGCGCTAAATTAGTTGAAAGTAAGGAAAAACCAGGTAAAAATATGACCGGCACGAGTAACTTGACCCCTGTTGGAGATGTGGTTAATTTATTATTAAAGGCTGATCCAAGTATAAAAACAATTGGTATCTTGTATAATTCAAGTGAAATGAACGCGCAAGTTCAATATGAACAAGCCAAGGAATATATTGAGTCCAAGGGCTTAAAAGTCGAAAGTATGACAGTGACGTCAACTAACGATGTGCAACAAGCGACTAAAATCTTAGCTGAAAAAGTTGATGGCATCTACCTTCCAACAGATAACACCATTGCTAATACCATTCAAACCATTGGAAAGGTCCTAATGGAAACTAAGACGCCGTCAGTAGCCGCTTTCGATGCCGCTATCGAAGGGTCTCTATGTGCCTATGGGGTAGACTACTATAAATTAGGTCAACAAACTGGAAATATGGCTGTTGATATCCTTAAAGGAGATAAAAAACCTGCGGACATTCCAGTAGAAATGTCTAAGGACATGGTCATTAAGGTAAACGATGAAATGGCTGCTGCCTTGGGAATGGACAGTGAGGAATTGAAGGCGCGTTTAAAAGGATAGTGAATAAAATTATTTAGAACAAATGAAAGATAAATAGCCAGACTAGAGGAATTTAGAAGAGGTCAAGAAGAGAAGAAAGTCAAAGCAATGTTAAAAGGTCTGACCTGCCGCAAACGACCAGGTAGCTTAAAAATCCTTGTAAAAGAGACCAGTCGGGTGACCTAGCGTATCGCTTTCTTATGTAAGAAGTATTGGCCTATATCTATAAGAACTGTAGCATGTGAATTAGGGCAGCCCAGAGCTGCCTTTTTAATGTTAACTAATAATATAAAAATAAATAATCTTTTTATATATTCAGGCATTTGTTGAAAATTTCAAGATTTTATCATGTTTTCATGATAAGATGTTAAAAATACTTTAAAGAAAGAAGGTTAATTAATGCAGAATTTAAAAATTAAGGATATTTTTAACCAAGTTTTAAATGGGGCGTCAACTGGTATTGTTATTGGTTTAATTCCTAGTGCTATACTGGGCGCTTTGACCCGATCTTGGCTCAGTTCACCCGGAATTTTGGCTGACTTTGCCGGCTCAATCCAGGCCTTTCAATTTGCTGTTCCCTTTTTAGTGGGACTCTTTGCTGCCTTGCAATTAAATATGAAAGGCATGGAGATTGCTGCTATGGCAGGAGCTGCGTTTTTAGGAAGTGGGGCAGCTCGCTTAGTTGATGGCGCTTGGGCGCTCAAGGGAACAGGAGACTTAATAAACACGATTATTACCGTATTTATTGCTGCTATTTTCATTAAACTTTATAACAATCGCTGGCAAAGTCTCAATATTGTGATTCTTCCTTTATTGGGTGGAATTTTACCTGGTTTTATCGGTCGCTTAATCCTACCTCTGGTTAGTCAACTGACTTTACTTTTAGGCCAGGGGATTGCTCATCTTACAAAGATCCAACCATTAATTATGGCAATATTAATCGCTATTGCCTTTGCCATTATCATCGTTACGCCTCTATCCAGTGTTGCTATCGCTTACGCGGTATCCATTAGTGGTCTAGCGGCTGGTGCAGCTAACTTAGGGATTGTAGCTGTTGTATTTACATTTCTCTATGCCTCTTCACGAGTTAACAGTAATGGGATTACTTTTTCATTATTATTTGCTGGGCCAAAATTATTTATGGCCAATTACTTACAAAACCTAAAAATGACCTTGCCTATTGTGATTAATGCAGGGGTAGTTGGTTTCTTTGGTTATTTATTTAATATTCAGGGGACAACAGAATCAGCGGGCTTTGGTATCACTGGTTTATCCGGACCAATCAACGCCTATTACTTTATGGATGGTAATGCATTGGTTAATATTCTAGTTCTCTGCCTTACCTACGTAGTAGTGCCTTTGGCGATTTCTATTATTACCCATCAGACTTTTACCCGTATGGGGATTTATGATGAGAGCATTTATATTTACCATGCACCAGAACATTAAAAAGCCCTAGCAATAAAAGACAATCGTTTTAAGAAATGCCTTTATTGAGTCGCTTTTAAAAAATAGTTGAAAAGGCTTGTTTAATTTTTATTTATGACATATGATGAGTAAGTAAAATACTATTAATTAGGGGAGCCACGGCTGAGAGGATTTATATCGACCCTTTAACCTGATCAAGGTAATGCTTGCGTAGGTAGTCTTTTTTTGTGCTCTCCTTTATCTTTTAGGAGGGAATTTTATGAATAGGAAATCAAGTCCATTGATTTTAGTAACGGTAGCAATGTTTGTGGCCATTGGGGTGGTTATTTCTCCGATCTTTCGAGTAGAGGGCTTTGCCCCTACCGCCCACTTTGTTAATGTGGTTTGTTCGGTTTTATTGGGCCCTTGGTATAGTTTGTTAAATGCAATTCTGACTGCAATTATCCGGATGAGTCTTTTTTCGGTACCTCCGTTAGCGCTCACTGGCCAAGTTTTTGGTGCTGTGCTTTCGGGAATACTATATCGTCTCTTTAATGGCTCTATCCTTGCTTGTGTGCTTGGTGAAATTATCGGCACAGGGATAATCGGGGCCATTGCTTCCTATCCAGTAATGGCACTTCTATTGGGAAAAACAGGGATTACTTGGCTCTTCTATGTGCCTAGTTTTCTAGTTGCCACAATTATTGGTGGTGTCTTAGCTTATTTCTTCTTAGTCACCTTACGTCAAACCGGTTTGCTTTATAAAATGCAAAAACGCCTAGGGATCAATGTTTATGATTCTTCTAAGAAAAAGGCTTAAATTAGCCACAGTTAAAGCTAAAGTACTCAACTTTTTCTGCGCCTTTAACTTTTATCTGTTATTATAAGATCACAAGAGTGAATAAGAGATTAGAGAATTAGGAGCTTTTTTAATGGATAATTTAATGGAAGAAATACTTATTCCCCAAGCGGAATTATTAAAACGTATCGAAGAATTAGCCAAGGATATTGCCCAAGAGTATCAGGATAAGAATCCTTTACTGGTTTGTGTCTTAAAGGGGGGCATGCCCTTTATGGCTGATTTAATGAAACAAATGGATATCCTTCTTGAAATTGACTTTATGGATGTTTCTAGTTACGGCGATGCCTTTGAATCCAGTGGCGAAGTAAAAATAATAAAGGATTTATCGGTCCCTGCAAAAGGGCGTCATATATTATTTGTTGAAGATATCGTAGATACCGGGAGAACCTTAAGCTATCTGTATAAGGTCTTAAAATCCCGCCAGGCAGCTTCCATAAAAACTGTTTCTTTATTGGATAAACCGAGTCGACGCAAAAAGGATTTTCAAGCAGATTGGATCGGCTTTGAAATTCCGGATAAGTTTGTGGTCGGTTATGGTCTAGACTATAAGGGCCAATTGAGAAACTATCCTAATATAGCTGTTTTAAAAGAAGAGGTCTATTCTTAACTATATATTTCTACTTAATAATGTGAACTGGGAATTTGTCCCAGTTTTTTCTTATTGGCTAAATAAGCTAAAGCTATCAGGACTGATTGAAAAAGATCATGACTGGATAAGTTATCTGTGATTTATTTTCTCTTATAACTATATTATCCTGTAAGATAGAATCAATTAATATAGAAAAGAGGTCTGGAAATGAAAGAAGCGCTTAAGTTTGCCTTCCCCAAAACCATCCCGATTATGATGGGGTACTTATTCTTGTCACTATCTTTTGGTTTATTAGCGACAAGTTCAGGCATTCACCCCTTATTAACCCTCTTAATGAGCCTAATTATTTATGGGGGCTCGATTCAATTTGCCGGTATTAATGTCTTGTTGGGAGCCTATGATCCCTTTGCCGCTTTTATGCTAGCTGTTATGGTGAATGCGAGACACATGTTTTATGGCATTACCCTGTTAGAAAGTTATCAGTCCCTAGGGTGGAAAAAATACTATAGCATTTTTGCTTTGTCTGATGAAACTTTCTCGCTGACAGCTTCGGTTAATGTTCCCGATCATATTGATAAGTCTTGGGTCTACTTTTTGATCAGTTTACTCGACCAGCTTTACTGGATTGTTGGAACAGTTCTGGGGATTTTCTTAGGGAATTTTATCAGTTTCAGCTTAAGAGGAATTGAGTTTATTTTAACGGCATTATTTATAAGTATTTTTGTCGACCAATGGCAGCAAAGTGCTAACCATAGACCACAAATTATTGCTCTAGCCACTGGAATAATTTGTTTATTGATTGTTGGGCCCAACAGCTTCTTGATTCCAGCAATGTTAATTATTATTGCCATATTCTTTTTTGTCTTTTTGCGTGAGGAGGAAGAAAGATGAGCTTTAACCAACAGTTAATAACTGTCATTCTATTGGCCTTGGGAACTGCCTTAACCCGTTTTATTGTCTTTGTGGTTTTTTCGAAAAACCAAGTTCCTCCTCGCTTTGTCACTTATTTAGGTAAGGTGCTTCCTGCCGCTGCCATCAGCCTCTTAGTGGTTTATTCCCTACAATCAAGCCCCCTCTTGGCTTATCCCTATGCTTTGCCTGAGCTGATTGCTATCGTTGTGACAATCCTGCTTCAGGCTAAGACCCACCGCTCTTTAATGAGTATCGCTGGCGGAACCCTGTCTTATATGTTCTTAGTTCAAGTGGTTTTCCCGTAATTCTTTAAAAGTTAAGCTAGGGAAGAGTTAATAACATAATGTAATAAAAAACGGAGATCCATAAAAAGTGAATCTCCGTTTTTTTAATATTTTTTAGCAATGTCACTTAACATAAACTTTTCTTCGAGTTCTCCTTGGTATTTTATACCTAAATGATGAAAGGCTTTGTCTAGGGCGTGGTACATTTTTTGGAAATATTTGACTTCCATATTACTTCCCATATGGGCAATTCGCAGCAGCCCTTCGCCTTGGGGACCGTCGCCTTTAGTAATTAAAATACCTTCGTCCCTTACTAATTTCATCACATCCAGGCTTGCAACTGCTTCAGGGAGTAAAACACTGGTTAATGTATTTGAGGCATGGTCTTTAGCATATAGTTCAAAACCGGCCTCTTTAAATAATTGTCGGGTAGCTTCAGCCCATTTTTGATGCTTGTTGGCAAAATCACTGTCAATCGCTTGTTGAATAGCTACATCCATGGCGTAAATGGCCTGTTCATTCATTGTATAAGGAAAGTCGAAATGCGGGTCGTCAAAGCTGAGATAAGATTGGAAATTGGCGTAAAAGCTAGGGATAGGGGAATGTCGATTTTCCATATGCTCGATAGCGCGTTTAGAAAGGGTGACACTAGCCAAGCCTACAGGAGCGGAAAAGCATTTTTGACTACCACCAAGTAAGACATCCACTTTAGCTTGGTCAAAGTTAATATATTCGCCGCCAATTGCGGAAACTGAATCGACTATAGAGAGAATATCATAGCTATTTAAGATTTGACCGATGCCATGAATATCATTAGTGATGCCAGTGGGGGTTTCACAATGGACGAAAGTTGCCACCTGAAAATCGTGGTCGTCTTCTAGAAAGGCTTTTAAGTCATTTAAATCAATCCCACGGCGCCAGTCACTTTCATAAAGCACAACTCCTGCCTTAACAAAGTTGACAAAGTCTTGAAAGCCTTGACCATAAACCCCGTTACTAATCACCAAAACCCGGTCTCCTGGTTGGATGATAGAATTGACAGCAGCTTCTAGAGCCAATAGGGCTTCACCCACCATAAAAAAAGAGACAGCTTTGGTATGTAATAACTGTGATATTTTATTTTCAATCTGACGTTGATATTGGGTGTACTGGTGGTCAATATCAGGATTAGTTTTTAATTGACTATAGGCTTTAAGAACGGCTTGGGAGATATGAGTGGGTCCGGGACACAAGTTTAACATACGATCATTCCTTTCTAGTGAGTAGTTATTATCTCAAGTATAGCAAAGATTTGACATAAAGAAATAGTTATCGCTATACTAAAGAAAAGGAATTTGTGAAAGGGCTTTCGCCATGAGATAATGTAGTTGTGAAAACAAACACAATATTTTTAGAAGGAGTGACTCAAATGTCAGTTGTTGAGACTAAAGTTGAGAATAAAGTGGGGAAAATTATTCTAAGAAATGACCCGCTAAACATCTTGGAAATGGAACACTTACAATTGATTGAAGATGCCGTTCATGAAATGGATAACAACGATGAAGTAAGTGTTATTTATTTCACAATGGTTATGCAAAAAGAAGGAAAAATCTTTTCTGCTGGTATGGACCTCGATGAAATGCTAGCAACTCAAGAGGAAGAAAACGGGATTGAAAATTACTGTAAAGTATCTAAACGTAACTACTCCTGCTTCTACTATGCTAAAAAACCAGTAATCTATGTTTATGATGGCATTGTTCGCGGTGGCGGTTGTGAAATGTCACTCTTTGCTGACTACCGGATTGCTGGTGAAAAATTAAATATTGCCTTACCAGAAATCGGTATCGGTATTATCCCTGGTGGGGGCGGTACCCAAACACTTCAACGTTTAATTGGTGTTGCTAATGCGAAATCATTAATTTATACTGGCAGACCATTGAAAGCTGAAGAAGCTAAAGAAGTTGGCTTAGTTCAAAATGTCTTTCCATCTGACAGCTTGCAAGAAGAAGCAACTAAGATTGCTGAAAAAATGGCTAAGAATTCCCCGCAAGGTTTACAAGCAGCTAAACGTGCCATTAATGATGGGGCTCACTTACCTATCGATGAAGCCCTAGCCTTTGAAACCGAAGTCTTCATTGACAACTTCAAAACTGAAGATGCTGCTGAAGGAATTAAAGCCTTTAAAGAAAAACGTGAACCTAACTATAAGAATCGTTAATGGTGTAAGACCTGATTAACA
The nucleotide sequence above comes from Aerococcus urinae. Encoded proteins:
- a CDS encoding ABC transporter substrate-binding protein; translated protein: MKKYLRYLAAGLLTCTLAACSNQGNESSKDKVDVGIIQYMEHDSLQKAKEGFQDRLKEAGYEEGKNLEIEFHNSQGDQSNLQSITQQLKGKKDLILSIATPAAQAMLNTDKKTPQLFTAVTDPVGAKLVESKEKPGKNMTGTSNLTPVGDVVNLLLKADPSIKTIGILYNSSEMNAQVQYEQAKEYIESKGLKVESMTVTSTNDVQQATKILAEKVDGIYLPTDNTIANTIQTIGKVLMETKTPSVAAFDAAIEGSLCAYGVDYYKLGQQTGNMAVDILKGDKKPADIPVEMSKDMVIKVNDEMAAALGMDSEELKARLKG
- a CDS encoding PTS transporter subunit IIC; translation: MQNLKIKDIFNQVLNGASTGIVIGLIPSAILGALTRSWLSSPGILADFAGSIQAFQFAVPFLVGLFAALQLNMKGMEIAAMAGAAFLGSGAARLVDGAWALKGTGDLINTIITVFIAAIFIKLYNNRWQSLNIVILPLLGGILPGFIGRLILPLVSQLTLLLGQGIAHLTKIQPLIMAILIAIAFAIIIVTPLSSVAIAYAVSISGLAAGAANLGIVAVVFTFLYASSRVNSNGITFSLLFAGPKLFMANYLQNLKMTLPIVINAGVVGFFGYLFNIQGTTESAGFGITGLSGPINAYYFMDGNALVNILVLCLTYVVVPLAISIITHQTFTRMGIYDESIYIYHAPEH
- the thiW gene encoding energy coupling factor transporter S component ThiW yields the protein MNRKSSPLILVTVAMFVAIGVVISPIFRVEGFAPTAHFVNVVCSVLLGPWYSLLNAILTAIIRMSLFSVPPLALTGQVFGAVLSGILYRLFNGSILACVLGEIIGTGIIGAIASYPVMALLLGKTGITWLFYVPSFLVATIIGGVLAYFFLVTLRQTGLLYKMQKRLGINVYDSSKKKA
- the hpt gene encoding hypoxanthine phosphoribosyltransferase, whose translation is MDNLMEEILIPQAELLKRIEELAKDIAQEYQDKNPLLVCVLKGGMPFMADLMKQMDILLEIDFMDVSSYGDAFESSGEVKIIKDLSVPAKGRHILFVEDIVDTGRTLSYLYKVLKSRQAASIKTVSLLDKPSRRKKDFQADWIGFEIPDKFVVGYGLDYKGQLRNYPNIAVLKEEVYS
- a CDS encoding AzlC family ABC transporter permease, translating into MKEALKFAFPKTIPIMMGYLFLSLSFGLLATSSGIHPLLTLLMSLIIYGGSIQFAGINVLLGAYDPFAAFMLAVMVNARHMFYGITLLESYQSLGWKKYYSIFALSDETFSLTASVNVPDHIDKSWVYFLISLLDQLYWIVGTVLGIFLGNFISFSLRGIEFILTALFISIFVDQWQQSANHRPQIIALATGIICLLIVGPNSFLIPAMLIIIAIFFFVFLREEEER
- a CDS encoding branched-chain amino acid transporter permease, which gives rise to MSFNQQLITVILLALGTALTRFIVFVVFSKNQVPPRFVTYLGKVLPAAAISLLVVYSLQSSPLLAYPYALPELIAIVVTILLQAKTHRSLMSIAGGTLSYMFLVQVVFP
- a CDS encoding pyridoxal-phosphate-dependent aminotransferase family protein, whose protein sequence is MLNLCPGPTHISQAVLKAYSQLKTNPDIDHQYTQYQRQIENKISQLLHTKAVSFFMVGEALLALEAAVNSIIQPGDRVLVISNGVYGQGFQDFVNFVKAGVVLYESDWRRGIDLNDLKAFLEDDHDFQVATFVHCETPTGITNDIHGIGQILNSYDILSIVDSVSAIGGEYINFDQAKVDVLLGGSQKCFSAPVGLASVTLSKRAIEHMENRHSPIPSFYANFQSYLSFDDPHFDFPYTMNEQAIYAMDVAIQQAIDSDFANKHQKWAEATRQLFKEAGFELYAKDHASNTLTSVLLPEAVASLDVMKLVRDEGILITKGDGPQGEGLLRIAHMGSNMEVKYFQKMYHALDKAFHHLGIKYQGELEEKFMLSDIAKKY
- a CDS encoding enoyl-CoA hydratase/isomerase family protein, with product MSVVETKVENKVGKIILRNDPLNILEMEHLQLIEDAVHEMDNNDEVSVIYFTMVMQKEGKIFSAGMDLDEMLATQEEENGIENYCKVSKRNYSCFYYAKKPVIYVYDGIVRGGGCEMSLFADYRIAGEKLNIALPEIGIGIIPGGGGTQTLQRLIGVANAKSLIYTGRPLKAEEAKEVGLVQNVFPSDSLQEEATKIAEKMAKNSPQGLQAAKRAINDGAHLPIDEALAFETEVFIDNFKTEDAAEGIKAFKEKREPNYKNR